A genomic stretch from Sinorhizobium terangae includes:
- a CDS encoding corrinoid protein, with amino-acid sequence MADDEIILADLSDEELVQQMHDDLYDGLKEEIEEGTRILLERGWTPYDILTQALVEGMRIVGIDFRDGILFVPEVLLSANAMKAGMAILRPLLAETGAPKLGKMVIGTVKGDIHDIGKNLVGMMMEGAGFDVVDLGINNPVENYLEAIEREQPDILGMSALLTTTMPYMKVVIDTMKEKGLRDDYVVLVGGAPLNEEFGKAVGADAYCRDAAVAVETAKDFMKRKHNRLAAG; translated from the coding sequence ATGGCAGACGATGAAATCATTCTCGCGGACCTTTCCGACGAGGAACTCGTGCAGCAGATGCATGACGACCTTTACGACGGTCTCAAGGAGGAAATCGAGGAAGGGACGCGAATCCTCCTCGAACGGGGCTGGACGCCCTACGACATCCTGACCCAAGCGCTCGTCGAGGGCATGCGCATCGTCGGCATCGACTTCCGCGACGGCATTCTTTTCGTGCCGGAAGTTCTGCTTTCGGCCAATGCGATGAAGGCCGGCATGGCGATCCTGCGTCCTCTGCTTGCCGAAACCGGCGCGCCGAAGCTTGGCAAGATGGTCATCGGCACCGTCAAGGGCGATATCCACGACATCGGCAAAAATCTCGTCGGCATGATGATGGAAGGCGCCGGCTTCGACGTTGTCGACCTCGGCATCAACAACCCCGTCGAGAACTATCTGGAAGCGATCGAACGCGAACAGCCGGATATCCTCGGCATGTCGGCCCTGCTGACGACCACGATGCCCTACATGAAGGTCGTTATCGACACGATGAAGGAAAAGGGCCTCCGCGACGACTACGTCGTTCTCGTCGGCGGCGCGCCGCTCAACGAGGAATTTGGCAAGGCCGTCGGTGCAGACGCCTATTGCCGCGATGCCGCCGTCGCCGTCGAGACTGCCAAGGACTTCATGAAGCGCAAGCACAACCGACTGGCAGCCGGCTGA
- a CDS encoding methylenetetrahydrofolate reductase C-terminal domain-containing protein: protein MPDPKVVTGNAQPAKKAATGAYTPQGVSPSRRSRHKYTVRLWAVRNSRFLEWFYNRFADMFLLLHPLWKTLGYNRVERPVTFVERHVKGFLFDCRMCGQCALSSTGMSCPMNCPKQLRNGPCGGVRANGNCEVEPDMPCVWVQAWKGSQNMVKGNAIMNVQKPVNQSLRETSSWLRVTAEAAAAREAAKKEGQQQ, encoded by the coding sequence ATGCCTGACCCGAAAGTCGTCACCGGCAACGCCCAGCCCGCCAAGAAGGCGGCGACTGGCGCCTATACCCCACAGGGCGTGTCGCCGAGCCGCCGCTCGCGCCACAAATATACCGTTCGGCTCTGGGCCGTGCGCAATTCGCGCTTCCTCGAATGGTTCTACAACCGTTTCGCCGACATGTTCCTGCTGCTCCATCCGCTGTGGAAAACGCTTGGCTACAATCGAGTCGAAAGGCCCGTGACCTTCGTCGAGCGCCACGTCAAGGGCTTCCTCTTCGACTGTCGCATGTGCGGCCAGTGCGCGCTTTCGTCGACAGGCATGTCCTGCCCGATGAACTGTCCAAAGCAGCTCAGGAACGGCCCCTGTGGCGGCGTGCGCGCCAACGGCAATTGCGAGGTGGAGCCGGACATGCCATGCGTCTGGGTGCAGGCGTGGAAGGGCTCGCAGAACATGGTGAAGGGTAACGCAATCATGAATGTGCAGAAGCCGGTCAACCAGTCGCTGCGCGAAACCTCGTCCTGGTTGCGGGTGACGGCGGAAGCCGCGGCCGCCCGCGAAGCGGCAAAGAAGGAAGGCCAGCAGCAATGA
- a CDS encoding methylenetetrahydrofolate reductase yields the protein MSPDINPHDPGAPLDPLPGHSSRGRLERVLRRGEFAVTAELNPPDSANPEDVYERAAIFDGWVDGINAVDASGANCHMSSVGICALLTRMGYAPIMQIACRDKNRIAIQGDVLGASAMGVQNIMCLTGDGVQAGDQPGAKPVFDLDCMSLLETVRVMRDNAKFLSGRKLTTPPHVFLGAAINPFAPPYDFRPYRLAKKIEAGAQFVQSQYCFDVPMFREYMKKVRDLGLHEKCFILVGVGPMASAKTARWIRSNVPGIHIPDSVITRLEGAQDQKKEGKQLCIDIINEVKEIEGVSGVHVMAYRQEEYVAEIVHESGVLKGRKPWRRESLPSDAMVAERLEHLREGVEEDQQKMAEAAAHHPH from the coding sequence ATGAGCCCGGATATCAATCCTCACGATCCTGGCGCGCCGCTCGATCCCCTACCCGGCCACTCCTCGCGCGGACGGCTGGAGCGCGTGCTGCGCCGCGGCGAATTCGCCGTGACCGCCGAACTCAACCCACCGGACAGCGCCAATCCCGAGGACGTCTATGAACGCGCGGCGATCTTCGATGGCTGGGTGGACGGCATCAACGCCGTCGACGCCTCCGGCGCCAATTGCCATATGTCGTCAGTCGGCATCTGTGCGCTGCTGACGCGCATGGGCTATGCGCCGATCATGCAGATCGCCTGCCGCGACAAGAACCGCATCGCCATCCAGGGCGACGTGCTGGGCGCCTCCGCCATGGGCGTGCAGAACATCATGTGCCTGACCGGCGACGGCGTGCAGGCCGGCGACCAGCCCGGCGCCAAGCCCGTCTTCGACCTCGACTGCATGTCGCTGCTCGAAACGGTCCGCGTCATGCGCGACAATGCGAAGTTCCTGTCCGGACGCAAGCTGACGACGCCGCCGCACGTCTTCCTGGGTGCCGCGATCAACCCCTTCGCGCCGCCTTACGATTTCCGCCCGTACCGGCTCGCCAAGAAAATCGAGGCCGGCGCGCAGTTCGTGCAGAGCCAGTACTGCTTCGACGTGCCGATGTTCCGCGAATACATGAAGAAGGTCCGCGATCTCGGCCTGCACGAGAAGTGCTTCATCCTTGTCGGCGTTGGGCCGATGGCCTCCGCCAAGACCGCCCGCTGGATCCGCTCCAACGTGCCGGGCATCCACATTCCCGACAGCGTCATTACACGGCTGGAAGGCGCGCAGGACCAGAAGAAGGAAGGCAAGCAGCTCTGCATCGACATCATCAACGAGGTGAAGGAGATCGAGGGCGTCTCGGGCGTCCACGTCATGGCCTATCGCCAGGAAGAATATGTCGCCGAGATCGTGCATGAGTCCGGCGTCCTCAAGGGCCGCAAGCCCTGGAGGCGCGAAAGCCTGCCGAGCGATGCGATGGTTGCCGAGCGGCTCGAACATCTCCGCGAGGGCGTCGAGGAAGACCAGCAGAAAATGGCGGAGGCTGCGGCGCATCACCCGCACTAG
- a CDS encoding Lrp/AsnC family transcriptional regulator: protein MAKPSREIALDSFDLAILKILQRNNATPQRTIGEAVNLSAPAVQRRIKRMEEAGVIAANCAIVDPAKVGRPITIFVEVEVISETAELIDAAKAEFSAAPEVQQCYYVTGEADFILVIVVATMADYEALTRRLFFGNTNVKKFRTFVAMDRVKVALTVPL, encoded by the coding sequence TTGGCAAAACCGAGCCGCGAAATTGCCCTCGATTCCTTCGACCTGGCGATCCTGAAGATCCTGCAGCGAAACAATGCGACGCCGCAGCGCACAATCGGCGAGGCGGTCAATCTCTCAGCGCCGGCGGTGCAGCGGCGGATCAAGCGCATGGAGGAGGCGGGTGTCATCGCGGCCAATTGCGCCATCGTCGATCCGGCCAAGGTCGGCCGGCCGATCACGATCTTTGTCGAGGTAGAGGTGATCAGCGAGACGGCCGAATTGATCGACGCGGCAAAGGCGGAGTTTTCGGCCGCGCCGGAGGTGCAGCAATGCTACTACGTCACCGGCGAGGCGGATTTCATCCTGGTCATCGTCGTCGCCACCATGGCCGATTACGAGGCGCTGACGCGGCGGCTCTTCTTCGGCAACACCAACGTGAAAAAATTCCGCACCTTCGTCGCCATGGACCGGGTGAAGGTGGCGCTGACGGTGCCGCTTTGA
- a CDS encoding NmrA/HSCARG family protein: MTATYPTVLVIGATGRFAGLVIPELVRRGARVRALIRDPAKLGAAKGSGLSEVVIGDLRNRDSLDEAVRGVVGVFHIGPAFAPDEAALGVTLIEAAKRAGVQKFVFSSVAQPANIRLKNHASKIPVEDALYSSTLDYTILQPVNFMQNIASAWPSIVETGVFSEPFPKTAKVARVDYRDVAEVAAIALTSDRLSFASLELAAEGRPTREEIAALMSEALGRPIAAGEPSFETWAKAIRHGYTDRELALLSKVHEHYALYGLGGNSLTLRAALGREPRSLRGYVEELACQAA; this comes from the coding sequence GTGACCGCTACATACCCGACCGTGCTCGTAATCGGTGCGACCGGCAGGTTCGCAGGTCTAGTCATACCGGAACTCGTCCGTCGCGGAGCAAGAGTCCGGGCTCTCATCCGCGATCCGGCCAAGCTCGGCGCCGCGAAAGGCTCAGGGCTTTCGGAGGTGGTGATCGGTGATCTGCGAAATCGGGACAGCCTCGATGAAGCCGTCCGTGGCGTCGTTGGCGTCTTTCACATCGGACCCGCCTTCGCGCCGGACGAGGCTGCGCTGGGCGTCACGCTGATCGAGGCGGCGAAGAGGGCAGGTGTCCAAAAGTTCGTCTTCTCCTCGGTCGCCCAGCCGGCGAACATTCGTCTTAAGAACCATGCAAGCAAGATACCGGTCGAGGATGCGCTCTATTCTTCCACTTTGGATTACACGATCCTGCAGCCGGTCAACTTCATGCAGAACATTGCATCGGCCTGGCCGTCGATCGTCGAAACCGGCGTCTTTTCCGAACCCTTTCCAAAGACGGCGAAGGTCGCGCGCGTCGACTATCGCGATGTGGCGGAGGTTGCCGCCATTGCGCTCACGAGTGATCGCTTGTCCTTTGCGTCGCTGGAACTCGCTGCCGAGGGGCGACCGACTCGGGAAGAGATTGCGGCTCTCATGTCCGAGGCGCTGGGGCGTCCGATCGCCGCTGGTGAGCCAAGCTTTGAGACATGGGCGAAAGCCATCCGCCACGGCTACACCGATCGCGAACTGGCCCTCCTGTCCAAGGTGCATGAGCATTATGCGCTCTATGGCCTCGGCGGAAACAGTCTGACGCTCCGAGCAGCGCTCGGCCGCGAGCCGCGGTCGCTGCGAGGATATGTAGAGGAACTGGCGTGCCAGGCCGCATGA
- a CDS encoding DUF2798 domain-containing protein, producing the protein MLTLVRNSVTIKKLPSRYAVVLMPLILSVLMSGIVSAVSTLMNAGWDRFTATWPHAWGASWLIAFPSLMLLLPVVRRIVGVFVEQRA; encoded by the coding sequence ATGCTTACGCTCGTGCGCAATTCAGTGACGATCAAGAAACTTCCCTCGCGCTATGCGGTCGTCCTCATGCCTCTGATACTTTCGGTGCTCATGTCCGGAATCGTGTCGGCGGTATCGACGCTGATGAATGCCGGGTGGGATCGCTTCACCGCGACCTGGCCGCACGCCTGGGGTGCGTCGTGGCTCATTGCCTTTCCCAGTTTGATGCTGCTGCTTCCGGTCGTTCGCCGGATCGTTGGAGTGTTCGTCGAGCAGCGGGCCTGA
- a CDS encoding virulence factor yields the protein MADRIIVYWRDIPAQVIIKQGRKSAKRELSLRFTEAIDMCAMRTGAAETDDYLAEWRKADPVPVSDDLEAEADKAAAELEAAYDRERLVALVKAGGRDNA from the coding sequence ATGGCAGATCGCATTATCGTCTACTGGCGCGACATTCCCGCCCAGGTCATCATCAAACAGGGTCGCAAAAGCGCCAAACGCGAACTGTCGCTGCGCTTCACGGAAGCAATCGACATGTGCGCGATGCGCACCGGCGCCGCCGAGACCGATGACTACCTTGCCGAATGGCGCAAGGCAGATCCGGTCCCGGTGTCCGACGATCTGGAAGCGGAGGCCGACAAGGCGGCGGCGGAACTCGAAGCCGCCTACGACCGGGAGCGCCTGGTCGCACTCGTCAAGGCGGGAGGCCGGGACAATGCCTGA
- a CDS encoding DUF1638 domain-containing protein, with protein MENRPSARERAQPKKVHVIGCGAIAREILAICEANGLDHIDLHCLPAIWHNTPEKITPGLREAIARARDEGFERIFIAYADCGTGGELDRLCEEEGVTRIPGPHCYSFFAGNADFAKRWDDDLSAFFLTDFLARQFEAFVIEPLGLDRHPELRDMYFGHYRKLVYLSQVEDKALQEKARRAAERLGLEYEYRFTGYGDLTRSLIDA; from the coding sequence ATGGAAAACAGACCGTCGGCAAGAGAACGTGCACAACCGAAGAAAGTTCACGTCATTGGTTGTGGAGCGATCGCGCGCGAAATCCTTGCCATCTGCGAGGCCAACGGGCTCGATCACATCGATCTCCATTGCCTCCCCGCCATCTGGCACAATACTCCGGAAAAGATCACACCGGGCCTTCGCGAGGCGATCGCCCGGGCGCGTGATGAGGGCTTCGAGCGCATCTTCATCGCCTATGCAGATTGCGGCACCGGCGGTGAACTTGATCGGCTCTGCGAGGAGGAAGGCGTGACACGCATTCCCGGGCCGCACTGTTATTCCTTCTTCGCCGGCAACGCCGATTTCGCAAAGCGCTGGGACGACGACCTCAGCGCCTTCTTCCTCACCGACTTCCTCGCCCGCCAGTTCGAGGCCTTCGTGATCGAACCGCTCGGCCTCGACCGCCATCCGGAACTGCGCGACATGTATTTCGGGCACTACCGCAAGCTCGTCTACCTCTCGCAGGTGGAGGACAAGGCGCTACAGGAAAAGGCCCGCCGCGCCGCTGAAAGGCTCGGCCTCGAATACGAATATCGCTTCACCGGCTACGGCGACCTGACGCGGTCACTGATCGACGCTTGA
- a CDS encoding methyltetrahydrofolate cobalamin methyltransferase, with protein MTRTIVASATREIVIGFDQPFCVIGERINPTGRKKLAAEMIEGNFETVIKDALEQVAAGATMLDVNAGVTAVNPNETEPPLLVKTLEIVQGLVDVPLSIDSSVTAAIEAGLRVAKGRPLVNSVTGEEEKLEAILPLVKKYDVPVVAISNDETGISMDPDVRFAVAKKIVERAMDHGIKPHDIVVDPLVMPIGALGDAGRQVFALLRRLREELKVNTTCGLSNISFGLPHRHGINAGFIPMVIGAGMTSAIMNPCRPQEMEAVRAANVLNGTDANCTNWIMTYRDHKPAEGGHAVAAAQPAAGGGGRRGGRAARAGAGARAE; from the coding sequence ATGACCCGCACCATCGTCGCTTCCGCCACCCGCGAAATCGTCATCGGCTTCGACCAGCCTTTCTGCGTCATCGGCGAACGCATCAACCCGACCGGCCGCAAGAAGCTCGCCGCCGAGATGATCGAAGGCAACTTCGAGACCGTCATCAAGGACGCGCTGGAGCAGGTCGCCGCCGGCGCCACCATGCTCGACGTCAACGCGGGCGTGACAGCTGTCAACCCGAACGAGACCGAGCCGCCGCTGCTCGTCAAGACACTGGAGATCGTCCAGGGCCTCGTCGACGTGCCGCTTTCGATCGACAGCTCCGTCACCGCCGCGATCGAGGCGGGCTTGCGCGTTGCCAAGGGCCGGCCGCTGGTGAACTCCGTCACCGGCGAAGAAGAGAAGCTCGAAGCGATCCTGCCGCTCGTCAAGAAATACGACGTCCCGGTCGTGGCGATCTCCAACGACGAGACCGGCATTTCCATGGACCCGGACGTGCGCTTCGCCGTCGCCAAGAAGATCGTCGAGCGCGCGATGGATCACGGCATCAAGCCGCACGACATCGTCGTTGATCCGCTCGTAATGCCGATCGGAGCCCTGGGAGATGCCGGCCGGCAGGTCTTCGCGCTTCTGCGCCGCTTGCGCGAGGAACTGAAGGTCAACACCACCTGCGGCCTCTCCAACATCTCCTTCGGCCTGCCGCACCGCCACGGCATCAACGCCGGCTTCATCCCGATGGTGATCGGCGCCGGCATGACCTCGGCGATCATGAACCCCTGCCGTCCGCAGGAAATGGAAGCCGTGCGCGCCGCCAACGTCTTGAACGGCACCGACGCGAACTGCACCAACTGGATCATGACCTACCGCGACCACAAGCCGGCCGAAGGCGGACATGCCGTGGCTGCTGCTCAACCGGCTGCCGGCGGCGGTGGACGTCGTGGCGGCCGCGCGGCTCGCGCCGGTGCTGGCGCAAGGGCCGAATAA
- a CDS encoding diaminopropionate ammonia-lyase has product MFLLNTLPSHNAPLAPVDAETLGESAAETVERFLAHRANHAETPLHSLPAQAAALGVGAVHIKDEGHRLGLGSFKALGGAYAVIRLVLEEAERRLGRVVEIAELHSPDVKAVAATMTFACATDGNHGRSVAQGAELVGAKAVIFVHGGVSEARVEAISRFGAEMVRVDGTYDDTVAEAARIATENHWTIVSDTSWVGYERIPGLVMQGYTAMVREALRRLPEPPTHVFVQAGVGGVAAAVSGHLALTFGDRRPIFTVVDPVRAACIFETARAGHPVKIAYGEPTVMAMLECYDPSLVAWRVLKHVADVFMTVDEQDAIAAMNRLARPSGNDPAIVAGESGGAGLAGLVRAATTPAIRAAVGLDETSRVLLFNTEGATDPERYAELVGMAPAEVIGRRQAQGATA; this is encoded by the coding sequence ATGTTTCTCCTCAACACCCTTCCCAGCCACAACGCGCCGCTCGCCCCGGTCGACGCCGAAACCCTCGGCGAAAGCGCGGCGGAAACGGTCGAACGCTTCCTCGCGCACCGCGCCAATCACGCCGAAACGCCGCTGCATTCCCTGCCGGCGCAGGCCGCCGCGCTTGGCGTCGGCGCCGTCCACATCAAGGATGAGGGCCATCGTCTCGGTCTCGGCAGCTTCAAGGCGCTCGGTGGCGCCTATGCGGTGATCAGGCTGGTGCTGGAAGAGGCGGAACGGCGCCTCGGGCGGGTGGTCGAGATTGCCGAACTGCATTCGCCGGATGTGAAGGCGGTGGCTGCGACGATGACCTTCGCCTGCGCGACCGACGGCAATCACGGCCGCTCGGTGGCGCAGGGAGCCGAACTCGTTGGCGCGAAGGCGGTGATTTTCGTACATGGCGGCGTCAGCGAGGCCCGCGTGGAGGCGATCTCCCGCTTCGGCGCCGAGATGGTACGCGTCGACGGCACCTACGACGATACCGTTGCCGAAGCGGCGCGGATCGCGACCGAAAACCACTGGACGATCGTCTCAGACACGTCCTGGGTGGGATACGAGCGCATTCCCGGCTTGGTGATGCAGGGCTATACGGCAATGGTCCGCGAGGCGCTGCGTCGCCTGCCGGAACCGCCGACGCATGTCTTCGTGCAGGCTGGCGTTGGTGGCGTCGCCGCAGCCGTCAGCGGTCATCTCGCGCTGACATTCGGCGACCGGCGGCCGATCTTCACCGTCGTCGACCCCGTGCGCGCCGCCTGCATCTTCGAGACGGCGCGTGCCGGGCATCCCGTGAAGATCGCCTATGGCGAGCCGACGGTGATGGCCATGCTCGAATGCTATGATCCCTCGCTTGTCGCCTGGCGGGTGCTCAAGCACGTCGCGGACGTCTTCATGACCGTCGACGAGCAGGACGCGATTGCCGCGATGAACCGGCTGGCGCGCCCCTCCGGCAACGATCCAGCGATTGTCGCGGGAGAAAGCGGCGGCGCGGGACTGGCGGGGCTTGTGCGGGCGGCGACCACCCCCGCCATCCGGGCAGCGGTCGGTCTCGATGAAACGTCGCGCGTCCTGCTTTTCAACACAGAGGGCGCCACCGACCCGGAGCGTTATGCCGAGCTTGTCGGCATGGCCCCGGCGGAGGTCATCGGTCGCCGGCAGGCACAGGGAGCGACAGCATGA
- a CDS encoding LysR family transcriptional regulator translates to MDRLEDYEAFLAIVEHGSLTTAARHLNRSLQSVSRSLATLEASVGVELVHRTTRRSKPSEAGMTFYQRIKPAIEELEQAKLEAANRRIQPSGILRLGAPVLFGPEFLMPIVARYMHRYPDVEVDLLLSDAFVDLAAENIDLVVRIGELPDSNLRARRLGKLRRVVFGAPSYLDRHGRPRHPSDLANHHCILRTVGQRFGEWMFEIDGKPRAVKVTGPLRVDSMISIYAAVSQGLGLGYSPLWQIRRLVDQGQVEIVLESFESVPVPIHALWKEGRTMPAKVRAFLDMLATELDLRDL, encoded by the coding sequence ATGGACAGGTTGGAAGACTACGAGGCCTTTCTGGCGATCGTCGAACACGGAAGCCTCACGACTGCCGCGCGACACCTTAACCGGTCGCTTCAGTCGGTGAGCCGGTCGCTGGCTACCCTCGAGGCGTCGGTCGGCGTCGAACTCGTACATCGAACGACCCGCCGCTCGAAGCCGAGTGAAGCGGGCATGACCTTCTATCAACGCATCAAACCGGCAATCGAAGAACTTGAGCAGGCAAAGCTCGAAGCCGCGAACCGTCGGATACAACCGTCCGGCATTCTCCGGCTCGGCGCGCCGGTGCTGTTCGGGCCGGAATTCCTGATGCCGATTGTCGCTCGCTACATGCACCGCTATCCCGACGTAGAGGTGGACCTGCTGCTATCGGATGCCTTTGTGGACCTGGCGGCAGAAAACATCGATCTGGTGGTCCGCATCGGCGAATTGCCGGACTCGAACCTGCGGGCGAGACGACTTGGGAAACTGCGGCGCGTGGTCTTCGGCGCCCCCTCCTACCTCGATCGGCATGGCCGCCCGCGTCACCCTTCCGACCTCGCCAATCACCATTGCATCCTGCGTACTGTCGGCCAACGCTTCGGTGAGTGGATGTTCGAAATCGACGGAAAACCGCGCGCGGTGAAGGTAACCGGTCCCTTGCGTGTCGATTCGATGATTTCGATCTATGCGGCCGTATCTCAGGGTCTTGGGCTTGGCTACTCTCCCCTGTGGCAGATCAGGCGGCTGGTCGATCAAGGGCAGGTCGAAATCGTGCTCGAGTCATTCGAGTCGGTACCCGTGCCGATCCATGCTCTCTGGAAGGAGGGGCGAACGATGCCCGCCAAAGTCCGCGCCTTTCTCGACATGCTGGCGACGGAGCTCGATCTTCGCGACCTCTGA
- a CDS encoding ASKHA domain-containing protein — MRIEGTSEIETNMTEAAQKDPLVLFMPSGKRGRFPVGTPILDAARSLGVYVESVCGGRATCGRCQVSVQEGNFAKHKIVSSNDHISPIGPKEQRYASVRELPDGRRLSCSSQILGDLVIDVPQDTVINAQVVRKAATDRVIERNAAVQLCYVEVDEPDMHKPLGDLDRLKAMLEKDWGWKDLLIAPHLIPQVQGILRKGNWAVTAAIHRDMDSSRPFIVGLWPGLKNEAYGVACDIGSTTIAMHLVSLLSGRIVASSGASNPQIRFGEDLMSRVSYVMMNPDGREAMTKAVREAVNGLIGKVCTEGQVDRHDILDMVVVGNPIMHHLFLGIDPTELGQAPFALAVSGALQYWAHEIDIEVNRGARLYMLPCIAGHVGADAAGATLSEGPHRQDKMMLLVDVGTNAEIVLGNRQRVVAASSPTGPAFEGAEISSGQRAAPGAIERVRIDPETLEPRFRVIGVDKWSDEEGFAEAAAAVGVTGICGSAIIEVVAEMYLTGIISQDGVVDGAMAAKSPRIVPNGRTFSYLLHEGDQRITVTQNDIRAIQLAKAALYAGIKLLMEKQGVTHVDTIRFAGAFGSFIDPKYAMVLGLIPDCDLTEVKAVGNAAGTGALMALLNRGHRREIEETVRKIEKIETALESKFQEHFVNAMAMPNKVDAFPKLAEVVALPERKVLTDDGEGGGRRRRRSRE; from the coding sequence ATGCGCATCGAAGGCACTTCCGAGATCGAGACCAATATGACCGAAGCCGCGCAAAAGGATCCTCTGGTGCTGTTTATGCCGTCGGGCAAGCGTGGCCGCTTCCCGGTTGGCACGCCGATACTCGACGCCGCGCGCTCCCTTGGGGTCTATGTCGAAAGCGTGTGCGGCGGACGTGCGACCTGCGGGCGCTGCCAGGTTTCCGTGCAGGAAGGCAATTTCGCCAAGCACAAGATCGTCTCGTCGAACGACCACATCTCGCCGATCGGCCCGAAGGAGCAGCGCTACGCCAGCGTCCGCGAACTGCCGGACGGCCGCCGCCTTTCCTGCTCCTCCCAGATTCTCGGCGATCTCGTCATCGACGTGCCGCAGGACACCGTCATCAATGCGCAGGTGGTGCGAAAGGCCGCAACCGACCGGGTCATCGAGCGCAATGCCGCCGTTCAGCTTTGCTATGTCGAAGTGGATGAACCGGACATGCACAAGCCGCTCGGCGACCTCGACCGGCTGAAAGCCATGCTGGAGAAGGACTGGGGCTGGAAGGATCTGCTGATCGCGCCGCATCTGATCCCGCAGGTGCAAGGCATCCTGCGCAAGGGCAACTGGGCGGTCACCGCCGCGATCCACCGGGACATGGATTCCTCGCGGCCTTTCATCGTTGGCCTCTGGCCGGGCCTCAAGAACGAGGCCTATGGCGTCGCGTGTGACATCGGCTCGACGACGATCGCCATGCATCTGGTGTCGCTCCTCTCCGGTCGCATCGTCGCCTCCTCGGGCGCGTCGAACCCGCAGATCCGCTTCGGCGAGGATCTGATGAGCCGCGTCTCCTATGTGATGATGAACCCGGACGGCCGCGAGGCAATGACCAAGGCGGTGCGCGAGGCGGTGAACGGCCTGATCGGCAAGGTTTGCACCGAGGGCCAGGTCGACCGCCACGACATCCTCGACATGGTGGTCGTCGGCAACCCGATCATGCATCACCTCTTCCTCGGCATCGACCCGACGGAACTCGGCCAGGCGCCCTTCGCGCTCGCCGTTTCCGGCGCGCTGCAATATTGGGCGCACGAGATCGACATCGAGGTCAATCGCGGCGCTAGGCTCTACATGCTGCCCTGCATTGCAGGCCATGTCGGGGCGGACGCCGCCGGTGCGACGCTTTCGGAAGGTCCGCACCGGCAGGACAAGATGATGCTGCTTGTCGATGTCGGCACCAACGCCGAGATCGTGCTCGGCAACCGGCAACGTGTCGTCGCTGCCTCCTCGCCGACCGGCCCGGCCTTCGAGGGCGCGGAAATCTCCTCCGGCCAGCGCGCTGCCCCCGGTGCGATCGAGCGTGTGCGCATCGATCCCGAGACGCTGGAGCCTCGCTTCCGCGTGATCGGCGTCGACAAGTGGTCGGACGAGGAAGGCTTTGCGGAGGCCGCCGCGGCGGTCGGCGTCACTGGTATCTGCGGCTCGGCGATCATCGAGGTCGTCGCAGAGATGTATCTGACCGGCATCATTTCGCAGGATGGCGTCGTCGACGGCGCCATGGCCGCGAAAAGCCCGCGCATCGTGCCGAACGGCCGCACCTTCTCCTACCTTCTGCACGAAGGCGACCAACGCATCACCGTCACGCAGAACGACATCCGCGCGATCCAGCTTGCCAAGGCCGCGCTCTATGCCGGCATCAAGCTCTTGATGGAAAAGCAGGGTGTTACCCATGTCGACACGATCCGCTTCGCCGGCGCCTTCGGCTCCTTCATCGATCCGAAATACGCCATGGTGCTGGGCCTCATCCCGGACTGCGACCTTACCGAGGTGAAGGCGGTCGGCAACGCCGCCGGCACCGGCGCGCTTATGGCGCTCCTCAATCGCGGCCATCGCCGCGAGATCGAGGAAACGGTGAGGAAAATCGAGAAGATAGAGACGGCTCTTGAATCGAAATTTCAGGAGCACTTCGTCAACGCCATGGCGATGCCCAACAAGGTCGACGCCTTCCCGAAGCTCGCCGAAGTGGTTGCGCTGCCGGAGCGAAAGGTGCTGACGGACGATGGCGAAGGTGGCGGCCGCAGAAGGCGCCGCAGCCGGGAATAG
- a CDS encoding entericidin A/B family lipoprotein — MTTKTLATIAALLVALTTLSSCANTIRGMGQDTANAVNATQGAGHRVAKAAN; from the coding sequence ATGACGACAAAAACTCTCGCGACGATCGCCGCCCTCCTGGTGGCCCTGACAACCCTGAGTTCCTGCGCCAACACGATACGCGGCATGGGACAGGATACGGCAAACGCCGTGAACGCGACACAGGGGGCCGGCCACAGGGTCGCCAAGGCCGCCAACTGA